One genomic segment of Culturomica massiliensis includes these proteins:
- a CDS encoding isoprenyl transferase has protein sequence MTDEKMPRHVAIIMDGNGRWAKERGLERVYGHQKGVETVRRIVEAAGEIGLEYLTLYTFSIENWNRPKAEVDALMGLMVDAIIRETPDLMEKHVKVLVIGNVADLPETVRQKLGELEAKTAANDGVKLVLALSYGARWEITEAARRIAEACRSGKIGDVDEITESLFATYLTTAGIPDPDLLIRTSGECRLSNFLLWQCAYTEFYFIDKFWPDFEKDDLYLAIRNFQLRERRFGMTGEQLKAGNAGK, from the coding sequence ATGACGGATGAAAAAATGCCGCGGCATGTGGCAATTATCATGGATGGAAACGGAAGGTGGGCGAAGGAGAGAGGTTTGGAGCGTGTCTATGGGCATCAGAAAGGAGTGGAGACTGTCAGGCGGATTGTAGAGGCTGCCGGGGAGATCGGGCTGGAATACCTGACATTATATACTTTCTCGATTGAAAACTGGAACCGGCCTAAAGCGGAAGTCGATGCGTTGATGGGATTGATGGTTGATGCGATTATCCGGGAAACGCCGGACCTGATGGAGAAACATGTAAAAGTGCTGGTGATCGGAAATGTCGCTGATTTACCGGAGACGGTACGTCAGAAATTAGGGGAGCTGGAGGCAAAGACGGCTGCAAATGACGGGGTGAAGTTGGTGTTGGCGCTGAGCTATGGTGCCCGCTGGGAAATAACGGAAGCGGCTCGTAGAATAGCTGAAGCCTGCCGATCGGGAAAAATCGGAGATGTCGATGAAATAACCGAGTCTTTGTTTGCTACTTATCTGACTACGGCAGGCATTCCGGATCCGGATTTATTGATCCGTACCAGCGGAGAATGCCGGTTGAGTAATTTCCTGTTGTGGCAGTGTGCTTATACGGAATTTTATTTTATTGATAAATTTTGGCCTGATTTTGAAAAAGATGATTTATATTTGGCAATTCGTAATTTTCAGTTGCGCGAGAGGCGGTTTGGCATGACGGGAGAGCAGTTGAAAGCCGGAAATGCCGGAAAATAA
- a CDS encoding OmpH family outer membrane protein, translating into MKTIIILLFLSCITGMGMAQSRYAFVNMDYILEHIPDYAKAKQELDEYSRKLQADIDALYAEITEMRDKYNSERVFLTPTMREQREKAIAEKENKARVLQQNYFGPNGELFLKREELIKPIQDEVLDVIRDVAKEGNFGVVIDISADNSVIYYDPKLDKSKNVLRKLGYSTAEKSEE; encoded by the coding sequence TTGAAAACCATAATTATTTTACTATTTTTGTCCTGTATTACGGGTATGGGAATGGCACAAAGCCGCTATGCTTTCGTTAATATGGATTACATCCTGGAGCATATTCCCGATTACGCCAAGGCGAAGCAGGAGTTGGACGAATATTCCCGGAAGCTGCAGGCCGATATTGACGCTTTGTATGCGGAGATTACGGAAATGCGCGACAAATATAATTCGGAACGGGTGTTTCTGACACCGACGATGCGCGAGCAACGGGAAAAGGCAATAGCGGAGAAAGAAAATAAAGCCCGCGTATTGCAACAGAATTATTTCGGACCGAACGGGGAGCTTTTCCTGAAACGTGAGGAATTGATCAAACCGATTCAGGACGAAGTGCTGGACGTGATCCGGGATGTGGCCAAAGAGGGGAATTTCGGGGTTGTTATTGATATTTCAGCCGATAATTCGGTGATTTATTACGATCCTAAACTGGATAAAAGTAAAAATGTCCTGCGCAAGTTAGGATATTCGACAGCAGAGAAAAGTGAGGAATGA
- a CDS encoding OmpH family outer membrane protein, which yields MKNTMKWLLLAAFMVAAMSLSAQQKPLKLGHIESSKLVAAMPEMAQAQKDLEAQQAEVQKESQNLRDQYQKLIVEYTQNQKTYSEIILASKEQEINELGQRIQKFEELAMNKLQKTREELFEPVMTKATNAIKEVAKENGFTYIFDMSSGAILFASETSEDILPLVKKKLGIQ from the coding sequence ATGAAGAATACAATGAAATGGTTGTTACTGGCCGCTTTTATGGTGGCTGCAATGAGTTTGTCTGCTCAGCAAAAACCGCTTAAACTGGGACATATCGAGAGCAGTAAGCTGGTGGCTGCAATGCCTGAGATGGCCCAGGCCCAGAAAGATTTGGAAGCTCAGCAAGCAGAGGTACAAAAGGAAAGCCAGAATCTGCGCGATCAATATCAGAAATTGATTGTGGAATATACACAAAACCAAAAGACTTACTCAGAAATTATCCTGGCTTCTAAAGAGCAGGAAATTAATGAATTGGGTCAGCGGATACAGAAGTTTGAAGAATTGGCTATGAATAAGTTGCAAAAAACACGGGAAGAATTGTTCGAACCGGTGATGACAAAAGCAACCAACGCAATTAAAGAGGTGGCCAAAGAGAACGGTTTTACTTATATTTTCGACATGAGTTCCGGAGCTATTTTGTTTGCATCCGAAACATCGGAAGATATATTGCCTTTAGTAAAGAAAAAATTGGGGATCCAGTAA
- a CDS encoding four helix bundle protein gives MKNGVFRYADTKYLIMGDDVNLSGWRLWKEARHLVQEIFRYIPDVKANSVYIQMRRAALQLLCSVSESRLAASRRQAIVLLDDALQICAELRHMLRIYRCYRYIPNEVSRELDVLCQKLYPALEQEIQRLSMGFGRLYPEKPEEKGTEDSDLVKGKE, from the coding sequence TTGAAAAATGGAGTTTTCAGATATGCGGACACGAAGTATTTGATTATGGGTGATGATGTGAATTTAAGCGGGTGGCGGCTTTGGAAGGAGGCCCGGCATTTGGTGCAGGAAATATTCCGGTATATACCGGATGTGAAAGCAAACAGCGTTTATATCCAGATGCGGCGTGCTGCCCTGCAATTGTTGTGTTCCGTTTCTGAAAGCCGGCTTGCGGCGTCGCGCCGTCAGGCTATTGTGTTGTTGGACGATGCTTTACAAATTTGTGCAGAACTTAGGCACATGTTACGTATATACCGTTGCTATCGTTATATACCGAATGAGGTATCGAGGGAGTTAGATGTACTTTGCCAAAAATTATATCCGGCCCTGGAACAGGAAATTCAGCGGTTGAGTATGGGGTTCGGACGTTTATACCCGGAAAAACCGGAGGAAAAAGGCACTGAAGATTCGGATCTTGTAAAAGGAAAGGAATGA
- a CDS encoding NAD kinase, with protein sequence MNGRSIAIYGKTIQDEFFPYLEKMLCRIKAEGIALDCEVGFAAFLAEHFGCRDWFRQLYRQSDFPREDTALLLSIGGDGTFLDAVLYVRDSGIPVLGMNTGRLGFLANISVDEVDEAVEYICGGVYDTEPRDVLGLKVKGGNFPGFTYGLNEVGVHKTDSSSMLKIHAYIGDIYLTTYWADGLIVATPTGSTAYSLSGGGPIVSPACKNIILTPVCPHNLTMRTLVVPDTAVIRLKVEGRSGDFMLSLDSRLERMSDECEIEITTGDFKINVVKLPGHDYYETLRDKLGWGGDIRNGK encoded by the coding sequence ATGAACGGGAGAAGCATTGCTATTTATGGAAAAACGATTCAGGATGAGTTTTTTCCGTACCTGGAGAAGATGTTATGCCGTATAAAAGCGGAAGGTATTGCGCTCGATTGTGAAGTGGGGTTCGCTGCTTTTTTGGCGGAACATTTCGGTTGCAGGGATTGGTTCCGCCAATTGTACCGGCAGTCTGATTTCCCGCGGGAAGATACGGCTTTGCTGCTGAGTATCGGAGGAGACGGAACTTTCCTGGATGCCGTGCTTTATGTGAGAGACAGTGGTATTCCCGTACTGGGGATGAATACGGGGCGGCTCGGTTTTCTGGCTAATATTTCGGTCGATGAGGTAGACGAAGCCGTCGAATATATTTGTGGGGGGGTGTATGATACGGAACCGAGGGATGTATTGGGACTGAAAGTGAAAGGAGGCAATTTCCCGGGGTTTACTTACGGACTGAACGAGGTCGGAGTACACAAGACGGACAGTTCGTCTATGCTGAAAATCCATGCTTATATCGGAGATATTTATCTGACGACTTATTGGGCGGACGGCTTGATCGTTGCGACGCCGACCGGTTCAACAGCCTATTCGCTTAGTGGGGGAGGACCGATTGTGAGTCCGGCGTGTAAGAATATTATTTTGACGCCGGTATGTCCGCATAATCTGACAATGCGGACGCTGGTGGTGCCCGATACGGCCGTTATCCGGCTGAAGGTGGAAGGACGGTCAGGTGATTTTATGTTGAGTCTGGATTCCCGGCTCGAACGAATGAGTGACGAGTGTGAGATCGAGATTACGACCGGTGATTTCAAGATTAATGTCGTAAAGTTACCGGGACACGATTATTATGAGACATTACGGGATAAATTGGGATGGGGAGGAGATATCCGGAATGGAAAATAG
- a CDS encoding DUF6089 family protein, whose translation MKNNEEAAFEHRKMKKRPTLFVFITRFFTFHFSLFLLLLLSLDGFSQPGAEIGIMGGGGYYLGEYNPSHHFKFTQGYFGGLYRYNLNDRFALRLNAGFSRIDIKNVILPDNHGVIYPTGFKANIRDLNLVGEFNFRSFMVPKVDKSSLWSPYIYAGIGFLSAGDAGSISIPLGVGVKFNLWGPVSCGVEWGCRKLFTDKLDDLEDLWKTGETNFIFNKDWFFVGGVTLTYRFPIDPVCWGY comes from the coding sequence ATGAAAAATAACGAAGAAGCGGCATTTGAGCATCGGAAAATGAAAAAACGGCCAACACTTTTTGTGTTTATTACCCGTTTTTTCACTTTTCACTTTTCGCTTTTCCTGCTATTGTTGTTATCTTTGGACGGTTTTAGTCAGCCCGGAGCGGAAATTGGGATCATGGGAGGCGGTGGATATTATTTAGGTGAATATAATCCGTCCCATCATTTTAAGTTTACGCAAGGGTATTTCGGCGGATTATACCGTTATAATCTGAACGACCGTTTTGCTTTGAGGCTGAATGCCGGCTTTTCGCGCATTGATATTAAAAATGTCATATTGCCGGATAATCACGGGGTAATTTATCCCACCGGTTTTAAAGCCAATATCCGGGATTTAAATCTTGTGGGAGAATTTAATTTCCGGAGTTTTATGGTTCCTAAAGTCGATAAATCTTCTTTATGGTCGCCATACATTTATGCGGGGATCGGTTTTTTGAGTGCCGGAGATGCCGGGAGTATCAGTATACCGCTCGGCGTAGGAGTGAAGTTTAATTTATGGGGTCCTGTATCCTGTGGGGTAGAATGGGGCTGCCGGAAATTGTTTACGGATAAATTAGACGATTTGGAAGATCTTTGGAAGACAGGGGAAACGAACTTTATTTTCAATAAGGACTGGTTTTTTGTCGGAGGGGTAACACTGACTTACCGCTTTCCGATTGATCCGGTTTGTTGGGGATATTGA
- a CDS encoding RelA/SpoT family protein: protein MTEQELIKNAFEDLMANLRPGTSKESRQLIRKAFDFANEAHSGVKRRSGEPYILHPIAVARIAAKEIGLGTKSVVAALLHDVVEDTDYTVDDIASLFSPKIASLVDGLTKISEVMGADSSKQAESFRKMILTLADDVRVILIKIADRLHNMRTLESMPEHKQVKIAGETLYIYAPLAHRMGLHAIKTELEDLSMKYEHPEEYEVIARKIAVYHREFSDLLENFVGPIRESLDRNGYEYTLTARTKSVYSVWLKMQKQNISFDEIYDLLAVRVVFTPKPEQPEKWQCWNIYSLITDLYRPKPERIRDWISTPKANGYEALHLTVMGPEGQWFEVQIRSQRMDEIAEKGWAAHWKYKTEGGEGNSELDKWLASIKEMLEQPDSDALEFLDEFKLNLYTKEIRVFTPKGYMKTLPKGATALDFAYEIHTEIGNTCIGAKVNHRLVPMSYKLQSGDQVEILTSDKQTPQKEWLDFVITAKARSHIDAVFKKERKEAIRQGIAYFEGMVKEANLPPTSEPLKKALAFLKLTNKDDLYIQLSKDTGVREQLLKELKKKNENRFMKYWTLQFLWSDKDNEGKKIKRNEELGITDTNTDIVIAPCCSPIPGDDVVGMNIGGKVTVHKRKCPEAIRLMSSYGDKIVPVKWVTQKVMSFQAILKLSGIDRVGMVSDITTVISKESGVNMRVVHFETKDGVFEGMIHVYVHNTQDLNRLISKISALKGVEKVVRVENIES from the coding sequence ATGACAGAGCAGGAATTGATAAAAAATGCTTTTGAAGATTTGATGGCGAACCTGCGTCCCGGGACGTCGAAGGAAAGCCGGCAATTGATCCGAAAAGCTTTTGATTTTGCGAATGAAGCGCATAGCGGTGTAAAACGACGTTCCGGAGAGCCTTATATCCTGCATCCGATAGCTGTAGCCCGTATCGCAGCCAAAGAAATCGGGCTGGGAACTAAATCGGTCGTTGCGGCTTTGCTTCATGATGTTGTGGAGGATACGGACTATACGGTGGATGATATCGCGAGCCTTTTCAGTCCGAAGATAGCTTCGCTGGTCGATGGATTGACCAAGATCAGTGAGGTGATGGGAGCCGACAGTAGTAAACAGGCCGAGAGTTTTCGGAAAATGATACTGACATTGGCGGATGATGTGCGGGTGATTCTGATCAAGATCGCCGACCGCCTTCACAATATGCGGACGCTGGAGTCCATGCCGGAACACAAACAGGTGAAGATTGCCGGGGAAACACTATATATTTATGCGCCTTTGGCTCATCGTATGGGATTACATGCGATCAAAACGGAGTTAGAAGATTTGAGCATGAAGTACGAGCACCCGGAAGAGTATGAGGTAATTGCCCGCAAAATAGCCGTTTATCACCGGGAGTTTTCCGATCTGCTGGAAAATTTTGTCGGTCCGATCCGGGAAAGCCTGGATAGGAACGGATACGAATATACGCTTACAGCACGTACGAAAAGTGTATATTCCGTATGGTTGAAGATGCAGAAACAGAATATCAGCTTTGATGAGATTTACGATTTATTGGCCGTAAGGGTTGTTTTTACTCCTAAGCCGGAGCAACCGGAGAAGTGGCAGTGCTGGAATATTTATTCCCTGATTACGGATTTATACCGGCCGAAGCCGGAGCGTATCCGCGACTGGATAAGTACGCCTAAGGCTAACGGTTATGAGGCTTTACACCTGACGGTTATGGGCCCTGAAGGGCAGTGGTTTGAGGTGCAGATCCGTTCGCAGCGTATGGACGAGATTGCAGAGAAGGGATGGGCAGCCCATTGGAAATATAAGACGGAAGGGGGAGAAGGTAATTCAGAGCTCGACAAATGGCTGGCGAGCATAAAAGAGATGCTGGAGCAACCTGATTCGGATGCCCTTGAATTTCTGGACGAGTTTAAGCTGAATTTGTATACGAAAGAAATCCGGGTATTTACTCCGAAAGGATATATGAAGACCTTACCCAAGGGAGCTACTGCTTTGGATTTTGCTTACGAGATACACACAGAGATCGGTAATACCTGTATTGGGGCGAAAGTCAATCACCGCCTGGTACCGATGAGTTATAAATTACAGAGTGGCGATCAGGTTGAGATCCTGACAAGTGATAAGCAGACGCCCCAGAAAGAGTGGTTGGATTTTGTCATCACGGCCAAAGCAAGGTCACATATCGATGCTGTTTTTAAGAAAGAGAGAAAAGAAGCCATCCGGCAGGGAATTGCTTATTTCGAGGGAATGGTGAAAGAGGCGAATCTGCCGCCGACATCGGAACCCTTGAAAAAAGCGTTGGCTTTTCTGAAGTTGACGAATAAAGACGATTTATATATCCAATTGTCGAAAGATACCGGTGTCCGGGAACAATTGTTGAAGGAGCTGAAGAAGAAAAACGAAAACCGGTTTATGAAATATTGGACTCTCCAATTCTTGTGGAGCGATAAGGATAACGAAGGGAAAAAAATCAAGCGGAACGAAGAGTTGGGAATTACCGATACGAATACGGATATCGTCATCGCTCCCTGTTGCAGTCCGATACCGGGGGATGATGTGGTGGGTATGAATATCGGCGGTAAGGTGACGGTACATAAGCGTAAATGCCCGGAAGCGATTCGCTTGATGTCCAGTTACGGGGATAAAATTGTGCCGGTGAAATGGGTCACCCAGAAGGTGATGTCTTTCCAGGCGATCCTGAAATTGTCAGGGATTGACCGGGTCGGGATGGTCAGTGATATTACGACGGTGATATCAAAAGAAAGCGGAGTAAATATGCGGGTGGTGCATTTCGAGACCAAGGACGGCGTTTTTGAGGGGATGATTCATGTGTATGTTCATAATACACAGGACTTGAATCGGTTGATCAGTAAAATTTCCGCTTTGAAGGGAGTGGAAAAAGTAGTAAGGGTA
- the murI gene encoding glutamate racemase: MTDRNSIGVFDSGYGGLTILKEIVRVLPEYDYIYLGDNARTPYGTRSFEVVYRYTLEAVRKLFGMGCPLVILACNTASAKALRTIQQVDLPRMEATRRVLGVIRPSVEALASFTRNGHVGILATKGTVASESYPLEIEKLYGKEAFRITQVACPMWVPLVENNELADEGAVYFVRKYIAELMTADPQIDTVILGCTHYPLLRSLILRYLPAHVKLVEQGHIVADSLKDYLLRHPEMKERLSAEGNRHYLTTEKTELFERMAGLFMGEELRAEQIEI, encoded by the coding sequence ATGACAGATAGAAATTCCATCGGCGTTTTTGATTCCGGTTACGGAGGCCTGACGATATTGAAAGAGATTGTACGGGTTTTGCCGGAGTATGATTATATCTATCTGGGAGATAATGCCCGTACGCCTTACGGAACCCGTTCGTTCGAGGTGGTTTACCGCTATACCCTGGAGGCCGTCCGCAAGTTGTTCGGTATGGGGTGTCCCCTGGTGATCCTTGCCTGTAATACGGCGTCGGCAAAAGCCTTGCGTACGATTCAGCAGGTAGATTTACCCCGCATGGAAGCTACGCGCCGGGTGTTGGGTGTGATCCGGCCGAGTGTCGAGGCTTTGGCTTCCTTTACCCGGAACGGGCATGTCGGAATCCTGGCAACGAAGGGAACCGTAGCCTCGGAATCCTATCCGCTGGAGATCGAAAAATTGTACGGTAAAGAAGCTTTTCGGATTACCCAGGTAGCTTGTCCGATGTGGGTGCCTTTGGTCGAGAATAATGAGTTGGCAGATGAAGGGGCCGTTTATTTTGTCCGGAAATATATTGCGGAACTTATGACGGCCGATCCGCAGATCGATACCGTCATTCTGGGATGTACGCATTATCCTTTGTTACGGTCTCTTATTTTGCGTTATTTACCTGCTCACGTGAAATTGGTGGAGCAGGGACATATCGTAGCAGATAGCCTGAAAGATTACCTTTTGCGGCATCCGGAAATGAAAGAACGTTTGTCGGCGGAGGGCAACCGGCATTATCTGACTACGGAAAAGACGGAATTGTTTGAGCGGATGGCCGGTTTGTTTATGGGAGAAGAACTCCGGGCCGAACAAATAGAAATTTAA
- a CDS encoding BamA/OMP85 family outer membrane protein, which translates to MIKRVILCFIITFLCGSGIMAQTTDSIVQPEVYYSSPKTYEIGGIEVTGIADHYDPETLVQLAGLKVGQEIKLPGDEITKAIKRLYSNGLFSDVGFFIDRVVDGKAYLILHLQERQKLSKINYIGLKKSEENKIKEKINPLPGTQVTDNMITNLKHIVEKHFKEKGFYNISIKALQRDDPEKDNFVILDVIVERNNKIKIQDIVINGNKEIKASVLKRAMKKTREKSLVNFFKSSKYIEASYEDDKYNLLDKYNEKGYRDAMILSDSVVQVSPKRVKIYINVEEGKKYYYNNITWVGNTVYDSERLSRILNIQKGDVYNKKYFNERLNDDENTAVNKLYVNNGYLFFRAIPVETVVGNDSINVEIRIFEGPQATINRVIIKGNDRTHEHVARRELYVYPGELFSREDVMRSYRELANLGHFDPEQIKPDVKPDPEAGTADVIFSVVEKANDRVELSGGWGAGMIIGSLGLTFTNFSIRNIFNWESYRPLPQGDGQTLSLKAQTNGKYYTSFSASFREPWLGGRKPNSLSVSAYYSRQTGYSSSYYNHSYYVNNSKDMYDDSQLMTTFGVSVGLGRRIKWPDDFFTMYTEVSYQRYHLKNWPYYIFSNGNSNNLSFAFQLKRSSIDNPLYTRKGSDFTFGLSFTLPYSWFDGIDYDKSNLEEKNRYRWIEYHKWKFIGKTFMPLDRNEKLVLYAGVQYGYLGYYNKHKRSPFEGFEMGGDGMSGYSLYGREYIGLRGYQNGSLTNAGSNFIAPNAADASLYSKWTMEVRYPISLAQSATIYALAFLEAGNSWYELKEFEPFNLYRSAGVGLRVFLPMFGLLGIDWGYGFDEVPGRPGAAGSQFHFVLGQEF; encoded by the coding sequence ATGATAAAGAGGGTAATTCTTTGTTTTATAATAACCTTTTTGTGTGGTAGTGGAATAATGGCGCAAACAACCGATTCCATTGTGCAGCCGGAAGTTTACTATTCTTCACCTAAAACGTATGAAATCGGAGGCATAGAAGTAACGGGTATTGCCGATCACTATGATCCGGAAACTTTGGTTCAATTGGCCGGATTGAAGGTCGGCCAGGAGATTAAATTGCCCGGAGACGAGATCACGAAAGCCATTAAACGCTTGTATAGTAACGGTCTTTTCTCGGACGTCGGTTTTTTTATCGATAGAGTGGTCGATGGTAAAGCTTATTTGATTTTACATTTGCAGGAAAGGCAGAAATTGTCGAAAATCAATTATATCGGCTTGAAAAAGTCGGAAGAAAATAAGATCAAAGAAAAGATCAATCCGCTTCCCGGTACGCAGGTGACCGATAATATGATCACTAATTTGAAGCATATCGTTGAAAAGCATTTCAAGGAAAAAGGATTTTACAATATCAGTATCAAAGCTCTCCAGCGCGACGATCCGGAAAAGGACAACTTCGTGATTCTGGATGTCATCGTAGAAAGGAATAACAAGATTAAAATTCAGGATATTGTCATTAACGGTAATAAGGAGATAAAGGCTTCGGTGTTGAAACGGGCCATGAAGAAAACCCGGGAGAAATCTTTGGTGAATTTTTTCAAATCGTCGAAATACATTGAAGCAAGTTACGAGGACGATAAATACAACTTGCTGGATAAGTATAATGAGAAGGGATACCGGGATGCCATGATATTGTCAGACAGCGTGGTACAGGTTTCTCCCAAGCGGGTGAAGATTTATATCAATGTGGAGGAAGGTAAGAAATATTATTACAACAATATCACGTGGGTAGGTAATACGGTATATGATTCGGAGCGTCTTTCCCGTATTCTGAATATCCAGAAAGGGGATGTCTATAATAAGAAATATTTCAACGAACGTCTGAACGACGATGAAAATACGGCGGTTAATAAATTGTATGTGAACAACGGTTATCTGTTTTTCCGGGCAATACCGGTAGAGACAGTTGTCGGTAATGATTCGATCAATGTGGAAATCCGTATTTTTGAAGGTCCGCAGGCTACGATCAACCGGGTAATCATCAAAGGTAACGACCGTACGCACGAGCATGTTGCCCGTCGTGAGTTGTATGTCTATCCGGGGGAATTGTTCAGCCGGGAAGACGTCATGCGTAGTTACCGGGAATTGGCGAATCTGGGACATTTCGATCCGGAGCAGATCAAACCGGATGTAAAACCCGATCCGGAAGCCGGTACGGCAGATGTAATTTTCAGTGTTGTGGAAAAAGCCAATGACCGGGTGGAATTGTCCGGTGGTTGGGGTGCCGGTATGATCATCGGTTCGCTGGGGTTGACTTTTACGAATTTCTCTATCCGGAATATCTTTAACTGGGAATCTTACCGGCCTTTGCCGCAAGGGGACGGACAGACATTGAGCCTGAAAGCTCAAACGAACGGTAAATATTATACCTCGTTCAGTGCTTCTTTCCGGGAGCCCTGGCTGGGAGGACGGAAACCCAATTCGTTGAGTGTGTCTGCTTATTATTCCCGTCAGACCGGTTACTCTTCCAGCTATTATAACCATTCCTATTATGTCAACAATTCAAAAGACATGTATGACGACAGTCAGTTGATGACGACTTTCGGTGTGAGTGTCGGATTGGGACGGCGAATCAAGTGGCCGGATGACTTTTTCACAATGTATACGGAGGTATCCTATCAGCGTTATCATTTGAAAAACTGGCCGTACTATATTTTCAGTAACGGTAATTCCAACAATTTGTCGTTTGCTTTCCAGTTGAAGCGGAGTTCTATCGATAATCCGTTGTATACCCGTAAGGGAAGTGATTTTACTTTCGGGCTATCCTTTACTTTGCCTTATTCCTGGTTTGACGGTATCGATTACGACAAATCGAACCTGGAGGAGAAAAACCGTTACAGATGGATTGAATACCACAAATGGAAATTTATCGGTAAAACGTTTATGCCTTTGGACAGAAACGAGAAACTGGTATTGTATGCCGGCGTTCAGTACGGTTATCTGGGTTATTACAACAAACACAAGCGTTCTCCGTTCGAAGGTTTCGAGATGGGAGGTGACGGAATGTCCGGTTATAGCCTGTACGGACGTGAATACATCGGTTTACGGGGGTATCAGAACGGTTCGTTGACAAATGCCGGATCAAACTTTATTGCTCCGAATGCTGCGGATGCCAGTCTTTATTCCAAGTGGACCATGGAGGTTCGTTATCCGATCTCTCTGGCACAGTCGGCAACGATTTATGCCCTGGCATTTTTGGAAGCCGGAAACTCCTGGTATGAGCTGAAAGAGTTCGAGCCGTTCAATCTGTACCGTTCTGCCGGTGTCGGCCTGCGGGTATTCCTGCCGATGTTCGGATTGCTCGGTATCGACTGGGGATACGGTTTCGACGAAGTTCCGGGACGTCCGGGTGCAGCCGGTTCGCAGTTCCATTTTGTATTGGGTCAGGAGTTTTGA